From a single Mycolicibacterium moriokaense genomic region:
- a CDS encoding F0F1 ATP synthase subunit B/delta, whose protein sequence is MSTFIGQLIGFAVIVFILMKWVVPLVRDMMRKQQDAIRAALAESAEAAKKLEDADAMHARAVEDAKAESARVTEEARQDSERIVAQLQEQAGLDAERIKAQGAQQVQLLRQQVIRQLRAGLGEGSVQKAAEIVRQHVADPAAQAATVDRFLDDLDSMSSSTAVIETGASARLRAASRQAMATLTEEFDSVAGRLRESGLTTLADELASVVTLLVNEPILTRHLAEPSDNPQAKIALVDRLLADKLDTHTLELLRTAVSQRWSADADLLAGIEHIARLALLKLAELNDEVDEVEDQLFRFGRILDAEPRLSTLLSDYTAPVEGRVALLNKVLGGEGVNQTAKALLTQTVRLLRGERADEAVLDLAELAVARRGEIVAHVTAAAELSDAQRTRLTEVLTRIYGHPVAVQLHVDPELLGGLSVTVGDEVIDGSIASRLAAAESQLPD, encoded by the coding sequence ATGTCGACTTTCATCGGCCAGCTGATCGGCTTCGCGGTCATCGTCTTCATCCTCATGAAGTGGGTCGTTCCGCTGGTGCGCGACATGATGCGCAAGCAGCAGGACGCGATTCGCGCCGCTCTCGCCGAGAGCGCTGAGGCGGCGAAGAAGCTCGAAGACGCCGACGCGATGCACGCCAGGGCGGTCGAGGATGCCAAGGCCGAATCGGCCAGGGTGACCGAAGAGGCGCGTCAGGATTCGGAGCGCATCGTCGCGCAGCTGCAGGAGCAGGCGGGCCTCGATGCCGAACGGATCAAAGCCCAAGGCGCACAACAGGTTCAGCTGCTTCGGCAGCAGGTGATCCGGCAGCTGCGCGCCGGGCTCGGTGAGGGGTCGGTACAGAAAGCCGCCGAAATCGTGCGTCAGCACGTCGCCGATCCCGCCGCCCAGGCCGCGACGGTCGACCGCTTCCTCGACGACCTCGACAGCATGTCGTCGTCGACCGCGGTGATCGAGACCGGGGCATCGGCGCGGCTGCGTGCCGCCAGCAGGCAGGCGATGGCGACGTTGACGGAGGAGTTCGACTCGGTCGCGGGCCGGCTGCGCGAATCCGGTCTGACGACCTTGGCCGACGAATTGGCTTCCGTGGTCACGCTTCTCGTGAATGAGCCGATCCTGACCCGTCACCTCGCAGAGCCCAGCGACAATCCGCAGGCGAAGATCGCTCTCGTCGATCGGCTGCTGGCGGACAAGCTGGACACCCACACCCTCGAGCTTCTGCGGACAGCGGTTTCGCAGCGCTGGTCGGCAGACGCCGACCTGCTCGCAGGCATCGAACACATCGCACGGCTGGCGCTCCTCAAGCTCGCCGAACTCAACGATGAAGTGGACGAGGTCGAGGACCAGCTGTTCCGGTTCGGCCGCATCCTCGATGCCGAGCCGCGGCTATCGACCCTGCTGAGCGACTACACCGCGCCGGTCGAGGGCCGAGTCGCCTTGCTGAACAAGGTGCTCGGAGGCGAAGGCGTCAACCAGACGGCCAAGGCGCTGCTCACCCAGACGGTGCGCCTGCTCCGCGGCGAGCGTGCCGACGAGGCCGTCCTCGATCTGGCCGAACTGGCCGTGGCACGTCGTGGCGAGATCGTCGCCCACGTCACCGCCGCGGCGGAGCTGTCCGACGCGCAGCGCACCCGGCTGACCGAGGTGCTCACCCGGATTTACGGGCACCCCGTCGCTGTGCAGCTTCACGTCGACCCCGAACTGCTCGGTGGCCTCTCCGTCACCGTCGGCGACGAGGTGATCGACGGATCGATCGCCTCCCGGCTGGCGGCCGCTGAGAGCCAGCTGCCGGACTGA
- a CDS encoding glycosyltransferase family 4 protein, translating to MTYGSSVGYAADTLLALNDRGAGVPLRELALVGLTAAIITYFATGWVRVLARRLGAVAYPRERDVHLQPTPRMGGLAMYIGVVAAVLLASQLPALTRGFVYSSGMPAVVVAGGLIMAIGLIDDRWGLDALTKFAGQITAASVLVTMGVAWSVLYIPGVGTIVLDQVSSILLTLALTVAIVNAMNFVDGLDGLAAGLGLITASAICIFSIGLLRDHGGDVLFYPPAVISVVLAGACLGFLPHNFHPAKIFMGDSGSMLIGLMLAAASTTAAGPISQTAYGARDVFALLSPFLLVIAVLFVPALDMLLAIVRRTRAGRSPFSPDKMHLHHRLLQIGHSHRRVVLVIYLWVGIVALGAASTIFFDPRYSGAVMLAAIVVAIVVTLVPLLRRRNGQLDEMYDKK from the coding sequence GTGACATACGGTTCATCGGTGGGCTACGCGGCAGACACTCTGCTGGCGCTCAACGATCGCGGCGCCGGTGTGCCGCTGCGCGAACTCGCACTCGTCGGCCTGACCGCGGCCATCATCACGTACTTCGCCACCGGGTGGGTGCGGGTCCTGGCCCGCCGACTCGGTGCCGTGGCCTACCCCCGTGAACGCGACGTCCATCTGCAGCCGACGCCGCGGATGGGCGGGCTGGCCATGTACATCGGCGTGGTGGCCGCGGTTCTGCTGGCATCCCAACTTCCGGCGCTGACCCGGGGCTTCGTGTATTCCTCGGGCATGCCCGCGGTCGTCGTGGCGGGCGGCCTCATCATGGCCATCGGTCTGATCGACGACAGGTGGGGACTGGACGCGCTGACGAAGTTCGCCGGCCAGATCACCGCCGCCAGCGTGCTCGTCACGATGGGCGTCGCCTGGAGCGTGCTGTACATCCCCGGCGTCGGCACCATCGTGCTGGACCAGGTGTCGTCGATCCTGCTGACGCTGGCGCTCACCGTCGCGATCGTGAACGCCATGAACTTCGTCGACGGGCTCGACGGTCTCGCCGCCGGACTCGGCCTCATCACGGCGTCGGCGATCTGCATCTTCTCCATCGGACTGCTGCGCGATCACGGCGGCGACGTCCTGTTCTATCCGCCCGCCGTCATCTCGGTGGTGCTCGCCGGGGCGTGTCTGGGCTTCCTGCCGCACAACTTCCATCCCGCGAAGATCTTCATGGGCGACTCGGGCTCGATGCTGATCGGGTTGATGCTCGCCGCCGCCTCGACGACTGCGGCGGGGCCGATTTCGCAGACCGCGTACGGCGCACGGGATGTGTTCGCGTTGTTGTCGCCGTTCCTGTTGGTCATCGCCGTGTTGTTCGTGCCCGCACTGGACATGTTGTTGGCGATCGTGCGGCGGACGCGTGCGGGCCGTAGCCCGTTCAGTCCCGACAAGATGCACCTGCACCACCGGCTGCTGCAGATCGGTCATTCGCACCGACGGGTCGTGTTGGTGATCTACCTGTGGGTGGGCATCGTCGCACTGGGGGCGGCGAGCACGATCTTCTTCGATCCGCGCTACTCCGGTGCGGTGATGCTGGCCGCGATTGTGGTCGCCATCGTGGTCACTCTCGTCCCGCTGCTGCGCCGCCGAAACGGCCAACTGGACGAAATGTACGACAAAAAGTAG
- a CDS encoding L-threonylcarbamoyladenylate synthase: MTELFDCRDEQTRAIGIASAVSAVKGGSLVVMPTDTVYGIGADAFDREAVSALLSAKGRGRDMPVPVLVGSWHTIEGLVYSVPDTVRELIRAFWPGALSLVVRQAPSLQWDLGDAQGTVMVRMPLHPVAIELLREVGPMAVSSANISGRPAAVTAQEARDQLGDLVEVYLDSGPSQQQAASTILDLTGAQPRVLRQGPVTVDALAKVLDVDPSTLTD; this comes from the coding sequence ATGACGGAACTGTTCGACTGTCGCGACGAGCAGACGCGGGCGATCGGAATCGCCTCGGCCGTCAGTGCCGTCAAGGGCGGCAGCCTGGTGGTGATGCCGACCGACACGGTCTACGGCATCGGCGCCGACGCCTTCGACCGCGAGGCCGTTTCGGCGTTGCTTTCGGCCAAGGGCCGCGGTCGTGACATGCCTGTGCCGGTGCTCGTCGGTTCCTGGCACACGATCGAGGGCCTGGTGTACTCCGTACCGGACACCGTCCGTGAACTCATCCGCGCGTTCTGGCCCGGCGCGCTGAGTCTGGTCGTGCGGCAGGCGCCGTCGCTGCAATGGGACCTCGGCGATGCGCAGGGGACCGTCATGGTGCGGATGCCCCTGCACCCCGTGGCCATCGAATTGCTTCGTGAGGTGGGGCCGATGGCGGTGTCGAGTGCGAACATCTCGGGCAGGCCCGCCGCGGTCACCGCGCAGGAGGCGCGCGACCAACTCGGCGATCTCGTCGAGGTCTACCTCGATTCTGGGCCGTCGCAACAACAGGCGGCGTCGACGATCCTTGACCTCACCGGCGCACAGCCGCGGGTGCTGCGGCAGGGACCAGTAACGGTCGACGCGCTGGCGAAGGTACTCGATGTGGACCCCTCGACACTGACGGATTGA
- a CDS encoding F0F1 ATP synthase subunit B — translation MTELTTTILAAEEGGGQSNFLIPNGTFFAVLLIFLITLAVIWKWVVPPVGQVLAAREAMLAKTAADNRKSAEQLAAAEADFEAKMAGARSEASAIRDEARTAGRKVIDEKRAAASTEVADTLHEAEQRLSEQGAATQTELYSSVDGLAATLASKILGVDVKPGGKQ, via the coding sequence ATGACCGAACTGACCACGACGATCCTCGCTGCCGAGGAAGGTGGGGGACAGAGCAACTTTCTGATCCCCAACGGCACCTTCTTCGCAGTGCTGCTCATCTTCCTGATCACTCTCGCGGTGATCTGGAAATGGGTGGTGCCTCCGGTCGGCCAGGTCCTCGCCGCACGGGAAGCGATGCTGGCGAAGACGGCGGCCGACAACCGCAAGTCGGCTGAGCAACTGGCGGCCGCTGAGGCCGACTTCGAAGCGAAGATGGCCGGTGCGCGTAGTGAAGCGTCGGCCATCCGTGACGAGGCTCGGACGGCAGGCCGGAAAGTCATCGACGAGAAGCGCGCGGCGGCGAGCACCGAGGTCGCCGACACCCTGCACGAAGCCGAACAGCGGCTGTCCGAGCAGGGTGCGGCAACGCAGACGGAGCTGTATTCGTCGGTCGACGGCCTGGCCGCCACGCTGGCGAGCAAGATTCTCGGCGTCGACGTGAAACCAGGTGGGAAGCAATAG
- the atpB gene encoding F0F1 ATP synthase subunit A codes for MNWATTGTSEIVLAAEEEGGATIHVGHHSLVFELFGMTFNGDTILATGITALIVIALAFVLRAKVTSTGVPGGVQLFWEALTIQMRNQIESAIGMKVAPFVLPLAIAIFVFILISNWLAVLPLQYGGADGAAAELYKPPASDINFVLALALFVFVCYHAAGFWRRGIIGHPVKLLKGHVALLAPINIVEELAKPISLALRLFGNIFAGGILVALIAMFPWYIQWAPNAIWKTFDLFVGLIQAFIFSLLTILYFSQSMELDHDDH; via the coding sequence ATGAACTGGGCTACGACAGGGACGTCGGAGATCGTTCTCGCTGCTGAGGAAGAAGGCGGCGCGACCATCCACGTCGGCCATCACTCGTTGGTGTTCGAGTTGTTCGGAATGACGTTCAACGGTGACACCATCCTGGCCACCGGTATCACCGCGCTGATCGTCATCGCCCTGGCGTTCGTCCTGCGGGCCAAGGTCACGTCGACCGGCGTTCCCGGCGGCGTGCAGCTGTTCTGGGAAGCGCTGACCATCCAGATGCGCAATCAGATCGAGAGCGCCATCGGCATGAAGGTCGCTCCGTTCGTGCTGCCGCTCGCGATCGCGATCTTCGTCTTCATCCTCATCTCGAACTGGCTGGCGGTGCTGCCGTTGCAATACGGCGGGGCCGACGGGGCCGCGGCCGAGCTGTACAAGCCGCCGGCATCGGACATCAACTTCGTCCTTGCGCTCGCCCTGTTCGTGTTCGTCTGCTACCACGCGGCAGGGTTCTGGCGGCGCGGCATCATCGGTCACCCGGTGAAGCTGCTGAAGGGTCACGTCGCACTTCTGGCGCCCATCAACATCGTCGAGGAGCTGGCCAAGCCGATCTCGTTGGCACTCCGACTTTTTGGCAACATCTTCGCGGGCGGCATCCTGGTGGCGCTGATCGCGATGTTCCCCTGGTACATCCAGTGGGCGCCCAATGCCATCTGGAAGACGTTCGACCTTTTCGTCGGCCTCATCCAGGCGTTCATCTTCTCGCTGCTGACGATCCTGTACTTCAGCCAGTCGATGGAGCTCGACCACGACGATCACTGA
- the prmC gene encoding peptide chain release factor N(5)-glutamine methyltransferase, giving the protein MTRFGRGPACTPLRQAIDAAAAVLDKAGVGSPKADAELLAAHAAGVDRGRLPFLEPGPDFFERYDALVAERVTRKPLQHIVGTAAFGPVTVEVGPGVFIPRPETEAMLEWAVAQPLSQEPLIVDLCTGTGALAFALSKHWPDARIIAVDDSESALEYAERNLAGTGIELIRADVTDPGLLPTLDGSVDLLVANPPYIPDGATLEPEVADHDPPHALFGGPDGMAVIDAIAELAARWLRIGGRCAVEHDDTTSEQTVEAFTRAGRFDDVIGRRDLTGRPRFVTAVRCR; this is encoded by the coding sequence ATGACCCGGTTCGGCCGGGGGCCGGCATGCACGCCCCTCCGCCAGGCCATCGATGCCGCCGCGGCGGTATTGGACAAGGCGGGCGTCGGGTCTCCGAAAGCGGACGCCGAACTCCTCGCCGCGCACGCCGCAGGCGTCGACCGCGGGCGGTTGCCATTCCTCGAGCCCGGACCCGACTTCTTCGAACGGTATGACGCCCTCGTCGCTGAGCGCGTCACGCGAAAGCCGCTGCAACACATCGTCGGAACTGCCGCCTTCGGACCCGTCACCGTCGAGGTCGGACCCGGTGTGTTCATTCCGCGTCCCGAAACCGAAGCGATGCTGGAATGGGCTGTCGCGCAACCACTATCGCAGGAGCCCTTGATCGTCGATCTGTGCACCGGCACTGGCGCGCTGGCTTTCGCGCTGTCGAAGCACTGGCCCGACGCCCGCATCATCGCCGTCGACGATTCCGAGAGCGCGCTGGAGTACGCCGAGAGAAACCTCGCCGGCACCGGCATCGAACTGATCCGGGCCGACGTCACCGACCCGGGACTGCTGCCCACACTCGACGGCTCCGTCGACCTACTTGTGGCCAATCCGCCCTACATTCCCGACGGCGCAACCTTGGAACCTGAAGTGGCCGACCATGATCCGCCGCATGCGCTCTTCGGCGGCCCGGACGGAATGGCCGTCATCGACGCGATCGCGGAACTGGCGGCCAGGTGGCTACGCATCGGCGGCCGCTGCGCCGTCGAGCACGACGACACCACCTCGGAACAGACGGTTGAAGCCTTCACTCGGGCAGGGCGATTCGACGACGTGATCGGGCGACGCGACCTGACGGGACGACCCCGGTTCGTCACCGCGGTGCGGTGCCGGTGA
- a CDS encoding ATP synthase subunit I produces the protein MTTPAHDAPLVFPSVAFRPLRLLVVSVALTAVAVTASWLTGHPLFGVFFGVGLGLGLVNAILVKRAVEAITAEEHPLKKKMALNSASRLLVISAVALGIAFFFRNNGGLGVLFGLAVFQALLVMSTSIPVLKKIRTDGLDYVDTDSKG, from the coding sequence GTGACGACGCCAGCGCATGACGCGCCGTTGGTGTTTCCGTCCGTAGCCTTCCGGCCGTTGCGGTTGCTCGTTGTCTCCGTTGCGCTCACCGCTGTTGCGGTCACCGCCTCCTGGCTCACCGGCCACCCACTCTTCGGCGTTTTCTTCGGAGTCGGACTGGGTCTTGGTCTGGTCAACGCCATTCTGGTCAAGCGTGCCGTCGAGGCGATCACGGCCGAAGAACACCCGCTGAAAAAGAAGATGGCGCTGAACTCCGCCAGCCGGCTGCTGGTGATCTCCGCTGTCGCGCTCGGGATCGCGTTCTTCTTCAGGAACAACGGTGGACTTGGTGTTTTGTTCGGGCTCGCGGTATTCCAGGCGCTGCTGGTGATGAGCACCAGCATTCCGGTGCTGAAGAAGATCCGAACCGATGGTCTGGATTACGTGGACACGGATTCGAAGGGTTGA
- a CDS encoding F0F1 ATP synthase subunit C, with protein MELDPNAIITAGALIGGGIIMGGGAIGAGIGDGIAGNALIAGIARQPEAQGRLFTPFFITVGLVEAAYFINLAFMALFVFATPGLIQK; from the coding sequence ATGGAACTCGACCCGAACGCCATCATCACGGCGGGCGCGCTCATCGGCGGTGGAATCATCATGGGTGGCGGCGCCATCGGCGCCGGTATCGGCGACGGCATCGCGGGTAACGCGCTGATCGCGGGTATCGCTCGCCAGCCCGAGGCCCAGGGCCGGCTGTTCACCCCGTTCTTCATCACCGTCGGTCTGGTCGAGGCGGCGTACTTCATCAACCTGGCCTTCATGGCGCTGTTCGTCTTCGCCACGCCCGGCTTGATCCAGAAGTAG